A window of Paraburkholderia bryophila contains these coding sequences:
- a CDS encoding LysR family transcriptional regulator, with product MPTLDPLSLRLFVSVAETGTIAAAAQREHIAAAAVSKRISEIEATLGVALLRRTNKGVMPTAAGERLVALAHRALHELDDIAVQMRDYASGVSGLIRLAANVSSVVQFLPREIQSFAAQHPRIQIQLEEKPSTGVVKAVADNAADIGVFTSVPHGYDVQTFPYRRDSLTLVTPADHALAHHEAIAFADTLDFEYVGLPPDTAISQQLTRAAHAHARPVNLRIQVTSYDAQCLMIAAGLGLGVMPRAIAQEQAAKLGFSIVTLTDSWAERDLLLAVRSLEALPVACRMLVAHLRGG from the coding sequence ATGCCGACACTCGATCCGCTTTCGCTCAGGCTGTTTGTCAGCGTTGCTGAAACCGGCACCATCGCGGCCGCGGCGCAGCGCGAACATATTGCGGCGGCGGCCGTCAGCAAACGCATCAGCGAGATCGAAGCGACGCTGGGCGTGGCGCTTCTACGGCGCACCAACAAAGGCGTGATGCCGACTGCTGCCGGTGAGCGGCTGGTCGCGCTGGCGCACCGCGCACTGCATGAACTCGACGACATTGCCGTGCAGATGCGCGATTACGCCAGCGGCGTCAGCGGGCTGATCCGGCTGGCGGCGAATGTGTCGTCGGTCGTGCAGTTCCTGCCGCGCGAGATCCAGTCGTTTGCCGCGCAGCATCCGCGGATTCAGATCCAGCTCGAAGAAAAGCCCAGTACTGGGGTGGTGAAAGCCGTCGCCGATAACGCGGCGGATATCGGCGTGTTCACGTCCGTGCCGCATGGCTATGATGTGCAAACGTTCCCTTATCGCCGCGATTCCCTGACGCTCGTCACGCCGGCCGACCATGCGCTGGCGCATCACGAGGCGATTGCCTTCGCGGACACGCTCGACTTCGAATACGTCGGCCTGCCGCCCGATACCGCGATCAGTCAGCAACTCACCCGCGCGGCGCACGCTCACGCGCGCCCGGTCAATCTTCGCATTCAGGTGACGAGCTACGACGCGCAATGTCTGATGATTGCGGCGGGACTCGGGCTCGGCGTCATGCCGCGTGCGATCGCGCAAGAGCAGGCGGCCAAGCTGGGTTTCTCGATCGTCACGCTCACCGATTCGTGGGCGGAGCGCGATCTGCTGTTAGCCGTGCGTTCGCTGGAGGCGCTGCCGGTCGCTTGCCGCATGCTGGTCGCGCATTTACGCGGTGGGTGA
- a CDS encoding ABC transporter permease, whose translation MSTIVVAHTIKPRHARRWLDGVVLLVVLAVLWQVSSEMLGPDVLTTPWRTLVRAVHIVSDPDFPASLYVTAFAFGSAFLISAVCGVCLGMLLGARKLAGDVMEPLMMGFYSIPKVTLYPVVLLAFGLGLWAKIVFGVMHGIVPITIFTMNAVRNLPPIYTRAARTYRLSPVAFARRILLPACVPEVVAGLRIGFSLTLLGTLIGEMFASQSGIGHMLMIAMNRSETSTIMALALMLFVFATLVNLLLLAWQRRLTHSN comes from the coding sequence ATGAGCACGATCGTCGTTGCGCACACCATCAAACCGCGGCACGCGCGACGCTGGCTCGACGGCGTTGTGCTGCTGGTCGTGCTGGCCGTGTTGTGGCAGGTATCGAGCGAGATGCTGGGTCCGGACGTGCTCACCACGCCGTGGCGCACGCTGGTCCGCGCGGTTCACATTGTCAGCGACCCGGATTTCCCGGCGAGTCTGTACGTGACCGCGTTCGCGTTCGGCTCGGCATTTCTGATCTCGGCGGTCTGCGGGGTGTGCCTCGGCATGCTGCTCGGCGCGCGCAAGCTGGCCGGCGACGTGATGGAGCCGCTGATGATGGGCTTCTATTCGATTCCCAAAGTCACGCTGTATCCGGTCGTGCTGCTCGCGTTCGGCTTGGGCCTGTGGGCCAAGATTGTGTTCGGCGTGATGCACGGCATCGTACCGATCACGATCTTCACGATGAACGCCGTGCGTAACCTGCCGCCCATTTACACGCGCGCGGCACGAACGTACCGGCTGAGTCCGGTCGCTTTCGCGCGTCGCATCCTGCTGCCCGCCTGTGTGCCGGAAGTGGTCGCCGGCCTGCGGATCGGCTTTTCGCTGACGCTGCTCGGCACGCTGATCGGCGAGATGTTCGCGTCGCAAAGCGGTATCGGCCACATGCTGATGATTGCGATGAATCGCAGCGAAACCAGCACGATCATGGCGCTCGCGCTGATGCTGTTCGTCTTCGCGACGCTCGTCAATCTGCTGTTGCTGGCGTGGCAACGGCGTCTTACTCACAGCAATTGA
- a CDS encoding GntR family transcriptional regulator, with the protein MPKLKSATQPEARNGNSSQLAYESLRQKIIESELTPGSYVLEQDLAQMLGVSRTPIREAAIRLQGEGLVEIVPRHGIHIVPTSVSDISHIYQVLISLESTAAGLVAARGGVDLSPLDNACQQMTDALATQDMQAWAAADEAFHEALVQLGGNARLAQVVMNCRDQVHRVRRFTQQLRPHPQPKKSIAEHYEIIEAIRRGDAARASRLYRLHRERGWREQTAVLQQHGIHQA; encoded by the coding sequence GTGCCAAAACTCAAATCGGCCACACAACCCGAAGCGCGCAACGGCAACTCATCGCAACTCGCCTACGAAAGCCTCAGGCAAAAAATCATAGAAAGCGAGTTGACGCCCGGCTCTTACGTGCTCGAACAGGATCTCGCGCAAATGCTCGGCGTGAGCCGCACGCCGATCCGCGAAGCGGCGATCCGGCTGCAGGGCGAAGGGCTGGTCGAGATCGTGCCGCGTCATGGCATTCACATCGTGCCGACGTCCGTGTCCGATATCAGCCATATCTACCAGGTGCTGATCAGCCTCGAATCGACGGCAGCGGGGTTGGTGGCCGCGCGCGGCGGCGTCGACCTGAGTCCGCTCGACAACGCCTGCCAGCAGATGACCGACGCGCTCGCCACGCAAGACATGCAAGCTTGGGCCGCCGCCGACGAAGCCTTCCACGAGGCACTCGTGCAACTCGGCGGCAACGCGCGACTCGCGCAGGTCGTGATGAATTGCCGCGATCAGGTGCATCGCGTGCGGCGCTTCACGCAACAGTTGCGGCCGCATCCCCAGCCCAAAAAATCGATTGCCGAGCATTACGAAATCATCGAAGCGATCCGTCGCGGCGATGCAGCGCGGGCAAGCCGTTTATACCGTCTTCATCGCGAACGCGGCTGGCGCGAGCAGACTGCGGTGCTGCAGCAACACGGCATTCATCAGGCTTGA
- a CDS encoding isocitrate lyase/PEP mutase family protein translates to MSRSARFRELLKSPPFVCLGAHDALTAKLAEQAGAKAIYVSGFAASGILAGEPDVGLLTQTEMFDHIRRICRATSLPVFADADTGYGGILDVQRTIRLWEEAGASVLHLEDQAVPKKCGHFAGKQVIPKEEMQAKLRAMLAARTDPDFFVVARTDAIAVTGIDDAIERLTAYAEAGADGLYADAPESIEHMQELVRRLKPLGKPILFNMARTGKSPYLTLDQVYKLGFDYTLCPIESMLATHKAVKEMMEIFLREGSTDAVADRLTSFTDFNRFVGLDEAVAIEASYNVANAELERKVDAA, encoded by the coding sequence GTGAGCCGTTCCGCACGTTTCAGAGAGTTGTTGAAGTCCCCGCCCTTTGTTTGCCTCGGCGCGCACGACGCGTTGACCGCGAAGCTCGCCGAACAGGCGGGCGCCAAAGCGATCTACGTGAGCGGGTTCGCGGCGTCCGGCATTCTGGCCGGCGAGCCGGATGTCGGCCTGCTGACGCAGACGGAGATGTTCGATCACATCCGCCGGATTTGCCGGGCGACGTCGCTGCCGGTCTTCGCCGATGCCGACACGGGCTACGGCGGCATTCTCGACGTGCAGCGCACGATTCGTCTGTGGGAAGAGGCGGGCGCTTCGGTCCTGCATCTGGAAGATCAGGCCGTGCCGAAGAAATGCGGCCACTTTGCGGGCAAGCAGGTGATTCCCAAAGAGGAGATGCAGGCGAAATTGCGCGCCATGCTGGCCGCGCGAACCGATCCGGATTTCTTCGTGGTGGCGCGCACCGATGCGATTGCCGTCACGGGAATCGACGACGCGATCGAGCGGCTGACGGCCTACGCCGAAGCCGGCGCGGACGGTCTCTATGCGGATGCGCCGGAAAGCATCGAGCACATGCAGGAACTGGTGCGAAGACTGAAACCGCTTGGCAAGCCGATCCTGTTCAACATGGCGCGCACTGGCAAGAGCCCTTATCTGACGCTCGATCAGGTGTACAAGCTCGGCTTCGACTACACGCTGTGTCCGATCGAATCGATGCTCGCGACGCACAAGGCCGTCAAGGAGATGATGGAGATCTTCTTGCGCGAAGGGTCGACCGATGCGGTCGCGGATCGTCTCACGTCGTTTACGGACTTCAACCGCTTTGTCGGCCTCGACGAAGCGGTCG
- a CDS encoding isocitrate lyase/PEP mutase family protein produces MSTPGKLKAILKSGRFVVAPGVFDMFSARVADRLPFEALYMTGYGVSGSYLGVADAGLVSYTDMVGRARQIAEGIGKPLIADADTGFGGLLNVRHTVRGYEAAGVQAIQMEDQVMPKKCGHTQGRQVVPLDDMLKKIEVALEARRSDDMLIIARTDSRTTLGLDEAIRRGKAFARAGADIVFVESPESAEEFKRIGGELADCGAWLFANMVPTGRSPVVASSTLKEWGFSIAIYPSIGMAAATSALDSAYRHLLEHGDSLDLQVPSFTMDQLHELVGFPEVWAFEKRHAQSGEAAS; encoded by the coding sequence ATGAGTACTCCCGGAAAGCTGAAAGCGATTCTCAAGAGCGGACGTTTTGTCGTCGCGCCCGGTGTATTCGACATGTTCTCGGCGCGGGTCGCCGATCGCCTGCCGTTCGAGGCGCTGTACATGACCGGCTACGGCGTGTCCGGCTCGTATCTGGGCGTGGCGGATGCGGGTCTCGTCAGCTATACGGACATGGTGGGACGCGCGCGGCAAATCGCCGAAGGCATCGGCAAGCCGCTGATCGCGGACGCGGATACGGGCTTCGGTGGCCTGCTCAACGTGCGGCACACCGTACGCGGCTACGAAGCCGCGGGCGTGCAGGCGATCCAGATGGAAGACCAGGTGATGCCAAAAAAATGCGGCCACACGCAGGGCCGCCAGGTCGTGCCGCTGGACGACATGCTGAAAAAAATCGAAGTCGCGCTCGAAGCACGCCGCAGCGACGACATGCTGATCATCGCCCGGACCGATTCCCGCACCACGCTCGGCCTTGACGAGGCGATCCGGCGCGGCAAGGCGTTCGCTCGCGCCGGCGCGGATATCGTATTCGTCGAATCGCCGGAAAGCGCCGAGGAATTCAAGCGGATCGGCGGCGAACTCGCCGATTGCGGTGCGTGGCTGTTCGCCAATATGGTGCCAACGGGCCGCTCGCCGGTGGTTGCGAGCAGCACGCTGAAGGAGTGGGGCTTCAGCATCGCGATCTATCCGTCGATCGGCATGGCGGCGGCGACTTCCGCATTGGACAGCGCGTACCGTCATCTGCTCGAACACGGCGACTCGCTCGATCTGCAGGTGCCGTCGTTCACGATGGACCAGTTGCACGAACTGGTCGGCTTCCCCGAAGTGTGGGCGTTCGAGAAACGCCACGCGCAAAGCGGCGAGGCGGCATCATGA
- a CDS encoding ABC transporter substrate-binding protein: MNAIRNVVRGICLSATLTLASVGANASSLTVTHWGDGMYGVPFAVALDKGFFKEEKVDVTGFITSEGGGTSIRNAMASDIPYGEVALPAAIAAVKQGVDLTIVHGGVQSLGDLVWVELKNGSITNIKQMKGKTIGYSSPKSTTDMISTIALDRVGLLGQVQRKPVGSSSGMLTSLQQGAVDVGYMTEPSYSAKKEGLRIAFRSNDVVPNETQTVGIVRTDYLKAHPEVIRGIILARRKAVIYMAAHRAEAAQILAKEYKMDPAVAASAINNVLDADPKYWSEGSLDYKSMDEVLKGLVLVKAIPEGPFDWSKIVDESMLPADLRSKK, from the coding sequence ATGAACGCGATTCGCAATGTCGTGCGGGGTATCTGCCTGAGCGCGACGCTGACGCTTGCGAGCGTCGGCGCCAACGCCAGTTCGCTGACGGTGACGCATTGGGGCGACGGTATGTACGGGGTGCCGTTCGCGGTTGCGCTGGACAAAGGTTTCTTCAAGGAAGAGAAAGTCGACGTCACCGGTTTCATCACGTCGGAAGGCGGTGGAACCAGCATTCGCAACGCGATGGCGTCCGACATTCCGTACGGCGAAGTGGCGTTGCCCGCAGCGATCGCCGCAGTGAAACAGGGCGTCGATCTGACGATCGTGCACGGCGGCGTGCAGAGTCTCGGCGACCTCGTGTGGGTTGAACTGAAGAACGGCTCGATCACCAACATCAAGCAGATGAAGGGCAAGACGATCGGCTACAGCAGTCCCAAATCGACGACCGACATGATCTCCACGATCGCGCTCGACCGCGTCGGCCTGCTGGGCCAGGTGCAGCGCAAACCGGTGGGCAGTTCGAGCGGCATGCTCACGTCGCTTCAGCAGGGTGCGGTCGACGTCGGCTACATGACCGAGCCGTCGTATAGCGCGAAGAAAGAGGGCCTACGTATTGCGTTTCGTTCGAACGACGTTGTGCCGAACGAAACGCAGACCGTCGGGATTGTCCGCACCGATTATCTGAAGGCGCATCCCGAGGTGATTCGCGGCATTATCCTGGCGCGCCGCAAGGCGGTGATCTACATGGCCGCGCATCGCGCCGAGGCCGCGCAGATCCTCGCCAAGGAGTACAAGATGGACCCGGCGGTCGCCGCGTCGGCCATCAACAACGTGCTCGACGCCGATCCGAAGTACTGGAGCGAAGGCAGTCTCGACTACAAGAGCATGGACGAAGTACTCAAAGGCCTGGTGCTGGTCAAGGCCATTCCCGAAGGGCCATTCGATTGGTCGAAGATCGTCGACGAGTCGATGTTGCCGGCCGATTTGCGCAGCAAGAAGTGA
- a CDS encoding GntR family transcriptional regulator gives MTTLREKSTDSVYQQLRTKILSNEFRPGMQLLERDLVSLFGVSRTPVREALVRLQKENLLQIVPRHGIRVRQVSLADIEEINQVQTSLEATAAGIVAAATLRAKDLAPFDQACNAMERAREKNDLAAWSTADEAFYAHLLKLGGNPRLTQIVNECWDQIRRVRDLTLRLTGLADLPVAQHRAIVDAIRAGDGATAERLCRDYRASCLQFEIDTLRRFRILEV, from the coding sequence ATGACCACGCTGCGCGAAAAATCCACCGACTCGGTGTATCAACAGCTACGCACCAAAATTCTCAGCAATGAGTTTCGTCCCGGCATGCAGTTGCTGGAACGCGACCTCGTCAGTCTGTTCGGTGTGAGCCGCACGCCCGTGCGGGAAGCACTCGTGCGTTTGCAGAAGGAAAACCTGCTGCAGATCGTGCCGCGCCATGGCATTCGCGTGCGTCAGGTGTCGCTCGCGGATATCGAGGAAATCAACCAGGTGCAGACCAGCCTCGAAGCGACCGCTGCCGGCATTGTCGCGGCAGCAACGCTGCGCGCCAAAGACCTCGCGCCCTTCGATCAGGCCTGCAACGCCATGGAGCGGGCGCGCGAGAAAAACGACCTCGCCGCCTGGTCCACCGCCGACGAAGCCTTTTACGCGCATCTGCTGAAGTTGGGCGGCAATCCTCGGCTCACGCAGATCGTCAATGAATGCTGGGATCAGATTCGACGCGTGCGCGACCTCACGTTGCGTCTGACCGGGTTGGCCGATCTGCCGGTGGCGCAACATCGGGCGATCGTGGACGCGATCCGCGCCGGCGACGGCGCGACAGCCGAACGCCTGTGCCGCGACTATCGCGCGAGTTGCCTGCAGTTCGAGATCGATACGTTGCGGCGATTCCGCATTCTCGAAGTGTGA
- the leuC gene encoding 3-isopropylmalate dehydratase large subunit: protein MNAPRTLFDKLWDSHTISQLPGGVDLLQVDRNLMHELTGVEAIRVLEARDLPVSNPESTFATLDHVISTQPGRRAGDADWSTTMVDAMREQMTQHAIPLFDIGAQGRQGIVHVIGPELGLSLPGTLIVCADSHTCTHGALGALAFGIGSTELVHVLATQTVRQKKPRTMRVRFNGSVAEGVTAKDMILYVIGALGASAGTGYAVEFAGAAVEALSMEARLTLCNLTIELGAKFGLVAPDDVTFAYLRDRPYAPQGASFDAALEDWRRLPSDAGARFDREVEIDASAIAVQVTWGTSPEHVIAIDAAVPDPVDESDPARREALQRALDYMGVHAGQHLEELSVDRVFIGSCTNSRIEDLQAAARVVAGHHVADGVTAWVVPGSLSVAREAEAQGLAQVFRAAGFDWREPGCSMCVGANGDVVGRGERCVSTSNRNFVGRQGPGARTHLASPAVAAASALAGHIAAPARAGVAR from the coding sequence ATGAACGCGCCGCGCACGCTGTTCGACAAGCTGTGGGACAGCCATACGATTTCCCAACTGCCGGGAGGCGTCGACCTGTTGCAGGTGGATCGCAATCTGATGCATGAACTGACCGGCGTCGAAGCGATCCGCGTGCTCGAAGCGCGCGATTTGCCGGTCAGCAATCCGGAGTCGACCTTCGCGACGCTCGACCATGTGATCTCCACGCAACCCGGCCGCCGCGCCGGCGACGCGGACTGGAGCACGACCATGGTCGACGCGATGCGCGAGCAGATGACGCAGCACGCGATTCCGTTGTTCGATATTGGCGCGCAGGGCCGGCAAGGCATCGTCCATGTTATCGGTCCGGAGCTGGGGTTGTCGTTGCCGGGTACGTTGATCGTTTGCGCGGATAGCCATACCTGTACGCATGGCGCGTTGGGGGCGCTGGCGTTCGGCATCGGCTCGACCGAGCTGGTGCATGTGCTGGCAACGCAAACCGTGCGTCAGAAGAAACCGCGCACCATGCGGGTCCGTTTCAACGGCAGCGTTGCCGAAGGCGTGACCGCCAAGGACATGATTCTGTACGTGATCGGCGCGCTCGGCGCGAGCGCGGGAACCGGTTATGCCGTCGAATTCGCCGGCGCGGCGGTCGAGGCGCTCTCCATGGAAGCGAGGTTGACGCTCTGCAATCTGACGATCGAACTCGGCGCCAAGTTCGGCCTCGTCGCGCCGGATGACGTGACGTTCGCGTATCTGCGTGACCGCCCATACGCGCCGCAGGGCGCGAGCTTCGACGCGGCGCTGGAAGACTGGCGCCGCCTGCCGAGCGACGCAGGCGCGCGCTTCGACCGTGAAGTCGAGATCGACGCATCGGCGATTGCGGTGCAGGTCACCTGGGGCACGAGTCCCGAGCATGTGATCGCGATCGACGCCGCCGTGCCCGACCCCGTCGACGAATCCGATCCGGCGCGCCGTGAAGCGCTGCAGCGCGCGCTCGATTATATGGGCGTGCATGCGGGGCAGCATCTGGAGGAGCTGAGCGTCGACCGCGTGTTTATCGGGTCATGCACCAACAGCCGTATCGAAGACTTGCAAGCCGCCGCGCGCGTCGTCGCGGGACACCATGTCGCCGACGGCGTCACCGCGTGGGTCGTACCGGGTTCGTTGAGCGTCGCGCGGGAAGCGGAAGCGCAGGGCCTGGCGCAGGTATTCCGTGCAGCGGGCTTCGATTGGCGCGAGCCCGGCTGCTCGATGTGCGTCGGCGCGAATGGCGACGTGGTGGGACGTGGCGAGCGTTGCGTGTCGACGTCGAATCGTAACTTTGTCGGCCGGCAAGGACCGGGTGCGCGCACGCACCTCGCGAGTCCCGCCGTCGCAGCAGCCAGCGCGCTGGCAGGCCATATCGCCGCGCCCGCGCGTGCCGGAGTCGCACGATGA
- a CDS encoding glutaredoxin domain-containing protein — MQTATHAKIKVFWQPGCSSCLRTKEFLTKQGIEFESIDVHNDPDGAEQLAALGARSVPVVALGGKYTFCQSINDVIKFLDLKTKIMTPLPPAELVSRLELVLESNARYTRQFSGAAYREPFRNRNRTPAGLTFHVFRVAEMGIEAAQQIELRFEGFDEVPPAEWGPQEIAAWGDSVRARLRAWWQAETDRSLSYDVPTYYGRRPMHEVLERTAWHSAQHTRQVMLMLESEGVAVDRPLTAQDLAGLPLPDEVWDR, encoded by the coding sequence ATGCAAACCGCGACCCACGCAAAGATCAAGGTGTTCTGGCAACCCGGCTGTTCGTCGTGCTTACGCACCAAGGAGTTTTTGACGAAGCAGGGCATCGAATTCGAATCGATCGACGTGCATAACGATCCGGACGGCGCCGAGCAACTGGCCGCGCTGGGCGCGCGTAGCGTGCCCGTGGTCGCGCTCGGCGGCAAATACACGTTCTGTCAGTCGATCAACGACGTCATCAAGTTTCTGGATCTGAAGACGAAAATCATGACGCCGCTGCCGCCGGCGGAACTGGTCAGCCGCCTCGAACTCGTGCTCGAATCGAACGCGCGTTATACGCGGCAATTCAGCGGCGCCGCGTATCGAGAGCCGTTCAGGAATCGCAACCGGACGCCGGCCGGGCTCACGTTTCACGTCTTCCGCGTGGCCGAGATGGGTATCGAGGCCGCGCAGCAGATCGAATTGCGATTCGAAGGATTCGACGAAGTGCCGCCCGCCGAATGGGGACCGCAGGAGATTGCCGCATGGGGCGACAGCGTGAGGGCACGCTTGCGCGCGTGGTGGCAGGCTGAAACGGATCGCTCTTTGAGCTACGACGTGCCGACTTACTATGGACGGCGGCCCATGCATGAAGTGCTGGAGCGCACCGCATGGCACAGCGCGCAACACACGCGGCAGGTCATGCTGATGCTGGAAAGCGAAGGCGTGGCGGTCGACCGGCCGCTGACGGCTCAGGATCTGGCCGGCTTGCCGCTGCCGGATGAAGTGTGGGACCGATAA
- a CDS encoding ABC transporter permease, whose translation MNTAVRWRLGLIVGLIVLLEIASRAAWINPVSFIPPSRMIVSAVQLLVSGEYTSDILQTLGSALLAVALAVVVGFVGGVLLFRLPRVRRVLDPLLLSYYAVPVFVLYPILIVLLGLNRWPLVGIGFLFAVVAMAVNTLNGLERVPRVLLRTARVCRLNTFDEIRLITLPSSLPFVFTGIKLTVVYAFIAVVAGEFVLSGSGFGYQIAFAYNNFDNPTMYGLMVLMLLFVGTVNALLRSAEARLYRRIRREVA comes from the coding sequence ATGAATACGGCCGTGCGTTGGCGGCTCGGCCTGATTGTCGGGCTGATCGTGCTGCTGGAGATCGCGAGCCGCGCCGCGTGGATCAATCCGGTCTCGTTCATTCCGCCTTCACGGATGATCGTGAGCGCCGTGCAACTGCTGGTATCCGGCGAATACACGTCGGACATTCTGCAAACCCTCGGCAGCGCGTTGCTCGCGGTGGCGCTGGCGGTGGTGGTGGGTTTTGTCGGCGGCGTGCTGCTGTTCCGGTTGCCGCGCGTGCGGCGTGTGCTCGACCCGCTGCTGCTGTCGTATTACGCGGTGCCGGTGTTCGTGCTCTATCCGATCCTGATCGTGCTGCTCGGCCTGAATCGCTGGCCGCTGGTGGGCATCGGCTTTCTGTTCGCGGTGGTCGCGATGGCGGTGAATACGCTCAACGGTCTGGAGCGCGTGCCGCGTGTGCTGCTGCGTACGGCCCGCGTGTGCCGTCTGAATACGTTCGATGAAATTCGGCTGATCACGTTGCCGTCGAGTTTGCCGTTTGTGTTTACCGGCATCAAGTTGACGGTCGTGTACGCATTTATCGCCGTCGTGGCCGGGGAATTCGTCTTGTCGGGTTCGGGCTTCGGCTACCAGATCGCCTTTGCGTACAACAACTTCGACAACCCGACCATGTACGGCCTGATGGTGCTGATGCTGCTGTTCGTCGGCACCGTCAACGCGCTGCTACGTTCGGCCGAAGCACGCCTGTACCGGCGGATTCGCAGGGAGGTGGCATGA
- a CDS encoding ABC transporter ATP-binding protein, whose product MSALSRQKANISVVAPSALSPDGKRIEATLTDVTRIYPGTGGKPPFHALGPVSLELRAGEFFSVVGPSGCGKSTLLDVLAGLNPASGGTVTFEGKPVGAEVPDGVAVVFQEDASFPWLNVFDNAAFAARQAGVAEAEVRERVDHALSFMGLKRFASAYPAQLSGGMRQRVCIARAMVVRPRLLLLDEPFGALDQQTRLLMGDETLKLWRDTGATVLLITHSIDEAVLLSDRIGVMSACPGRFIATIDTGWPRLRDSTTALDARFGELTAQVWGLLREEALKALGSQQ is encoded by the coding sequence ATGAGCGCATTATCCCGCCAGAAAGCCAATATCTCGGTGGTCGCGCCGAGTGCGCTGTCGCCCGACGGCAAGCGCATCGAGGCCACACTCACCGACGTCACGCGAATCTATCCCGGCACCGGCGGCAAGCCGCCGTTTCACGCGCTTGGCCCAGTGAGCCTCGAATTGCGTGCGGGCGAGTTCTTCTCCGTGGTGGGACCATCGGGTTGCGGCAAGTCCACGCTACTCGACGTGCTGGCCGGTCTGAATCCCGCCAGCGGCGGAACCGTGACATTCGAAGGCAAGCCGGTCGGCGCGGAAGTGCCGGACGGGGTCGCCGTGGTGTTCCAGGAAGACGCGAGTTTTCCGTGGCTCAACGTGTTCGACAATGCCGCGTTCGCTGCGCGTCAGGCCGGCGTCGCCGAGGCGGAAGTGCGCGAGCGGGTCGACCACGCGCTGTCCTTCATGGGACTCAAGCGGTTTGCGAGCGCTTACCCCGCGCAGTTGTCGGGCGGTATGCGCCAACGGGTTTGCATCGCGCGAGCGATGGTGGTGCGGCCACGCCTGCTGTTGCTCGATGAACCGTTCGGCGCGCTCGATCAGCAAACCCGTCTGCTGATGGGCGACGAAACCCTGAAGCTATGGCGCGACACCGGCGCGACCGTGCTGCTGATCACCCACTCGATCGACGAAGCCGTGTTGCTGTCCGACCGCATCGGCGTGATGTCGGCGTGTCCAGGCCGTTTCATTGCGACGATCGACACCGGCTGGCCGCGTCTGCGCGACAGCACGACGGCGCTCGACGCGCGCTTCGGCGAATTGACCGCGCAGGTGTGGGGCTTGCTGCGCGAAGAAGCGCTCAAAGCACTCGGGAGCCAGCAATGA
- the leuD gene encoding 3-isopropylmalate dehydratase small subunit: MKAFTVVKGPAAPLLRNNVDTDLIIRIERISQLVRGQLGPWLFETLRYRDGGPEQGEREDFVLNQPAFRHASILLGGANFGCGSSREMAVWALEEFGIRCVIAPSFGDIFFNNCLQNGLLPVCLDASTIESLAAAAADGEPLEVDLRALEIRARGLPSIPFEFDAARRAVLLEGLDEVDQTLRLAGDIDAFRREDRARRAWAYLPR, translated from the coding sequence ATGAAAGCGTTCACGGTAGTCAAAGGTCCGGCCGCGCCGCTGCTGCGCAATAACGTCGACACCGACCTGATCATTCGCATCGAACGAATCTCGCAACTCGTGCGCGGTCAACTCGGCCCGTGGTTATTCGAAACGCTGCGGTATCGCGACGGCGGTCCCGAGCAGGGCGAGCGCGAGGACTTCGTATTGAATCAGCCCGCTTTCCGGCACGCATCGATTCTGCTGGGCGGCGCGAATTTCGGTTGTGGCAGCTCGCGTGAAATGGCGGTGTGGGCTCTCGAAGAATTTGGCATTCGCTGCGTGATCGCGCCTTCGTTCGGCGATATCTTCTTCAACAATTGTCTGCAGAACGGGCTGCTGCCGGTGTGTCTCGATGCCTCGACGATCGAGTCGCTCGCTGCCGCCGCGGCGGACGGCGAGCCGCTCGAAGTCGATTTGCGCGCACTCGAAATTCGCGCGCGCGGATTGCCGTCGATCCCGTTCGAATTCGACGCCGCGCGTCGCGCGGTGCTGCTCGAAGGACTCGACGAGGTCGACCAGACGCTGCGTCTTGCCGGCGATATCGACGCTTTTCGCCGCGAGGATCGCGCGAGGCGTGCCTGGGCTTACCTGCCGCGATAG